A single Thermococcus celericrescens DNA region contains:
- the pxpB gene encoding 5-oxoprolinase subunit PxpB: MQPTIKPAGDSALLVSFGEVIDEEVNAKIHAIADAVEKANFEWLVEVVPAYSTVYVFYDPLKVSFSEVREAIEPFLQVSPESFEGRLVEVPVVYGGRYGPDIGFVAEHNGLSVDDVIEIHSRPTYRVYFLGFLPGFAYLGGMDERIAAPRLEKPRLKVPAGSVGIAGRQTGIYPLESPGGWRLIGRTPLRLFNPEREPPTLLRPGDIVRFVPIDESEFREPYEAEWGEGDD, translated from the coding sequence ATGCAACCGACGATAAAACCCGCCGGCGACTCGGCGCTGCTCGTATCCTTTGGTGAGGTCATTGACGAAGAGGTAAACGCGAAAATACACGCTATTGCCGACGCGGTGGAGAAGGCTAACTTTGAATGGCTCGTTGAGGTGGTGCCGGCTTATTCGACGGTCTACGTCTTCTACGATCCCCTCAAGGTGAGCTTCAGCGAAGTAAGGGAGGCCATTGAGCCCTTCCTCCAGGTTTCACCGGAATCCTTTGAGGGGAGACTCGTCGAGGTTCCAGTCGTTTACGGCGGCCGGTACGGTCCGGATATCGGCTTTGTGGCGGAACACAACGGCCTGAGCGTCGATGACGTGATCGAGATACATTCCAGACCGACCTACCGCGTCTACTTCCTCGGCTTCCTGCCGGGCTTCGCATATCTCGGCGGCATGGACGAGAGGATAGCGGCTCCAAGGCTCGAAAAACCCCGCCTGAAGGTTCCCGCTGGCTCGGTAGGGATAGCCGGAAGGCAGACTGGCATCTATCCCCTCGAGAGCCCCGGCGGCTGGAGGCTCATCGGAAGGACTCCGCTCAGGCTCTTCAACCCCGAGAGAGAACCTCCGACCCTTCTAAGACCAGGTGACATTGTGAGGTTCGTTCCCATCGATGAGTCGGAGTTCAGAGAGCCCTACGAGGCCGAATGGGGGGAGGGAGATGATTGA
- a CDS encoding 5-oxoprolinase subunit C family protein, with the protein MIELLNVPSLLTVQDSGRRGYRKLGVPVSGFMDDYSARTANYLVGNPGDAPLLEFLLAGPTIRFRASGVFAVAGDVDLRLNGAPIEPWMSHWAKRGDVLEVGALKGRLYGYIAFAGGIKCEPLLGSCSAYPKAGLGRPLKAGDVLNLGYAILTGKDGRYLPPELRPDYSAKEKTVRVVLGPNLDHFTEEGIETFLSEVYTVTPESDRMGYRLDGKAIEHSEKGAGIVTDAIPTGAVQVPANGKPIVMLRDAQTTGGYAKISVVAAADLPLVAQSRPGERLRFEAISVDEARELLIRREKTLMAIRDFLDGKMRAYRIMAGGEELIAFTKVERRG; encoded by the coding sequence ATGATTGAGCTCCTCAACGTCCCTTCACTCCTCACCGTCCAGGACTCCGGTAGAAGGGGCTACCGAAAGCTCGGCGTTCCGGTTTCGGGCTTCATGGACGATTACTCCGCGAGAACAGCGAACTACCTCGTCGGAAATCCCGGTGATGCGCCCCTCCTTGAGTTCCTCCTCGCCGGCCCAACCATTCGGTTCAGGGCTTCCGGCGTCTTTGCAGTTGCCGGTGACGTTGACCTCAGGCTCAACGGTGCTCCCATAGAACCCTGGATGAGCCACTGGGCGAAGAGGGGCGACGTCCTTGAGGTTGGCGCTTTGAAGGGCAGGCTCTACGGCTACATAGCCTTCGCTGGCGGGATAAAGTGTGAACCGCTCCTCGGGAGCTGCTCGGCCTATCCCAAGGCCGGCCTTGGAAGGCCGCTGAAGGCCGGGGATGTGTTAAACCTCGGCTACGCGATACTAACCGGGAAGGATGGGAGATACCTTCCTCCGGAGCTGAGGCCAGACTATTCGGCTAAGGAAAAGACCGTCCGCGTCGTTCTCGGCCCCAACCTCGACCACTTCACCGAAGAGGGAATAGAGACCTTCCTGAGCGAGGTCTACACGGTAACACCGGAGAGCGACAGGATGGGCTACCGCCTCGATGGAAAGGCCATAGAGCACTCGGAAAAGGGTGCAGGGATAGTGACCGACGCCATACCGACCGGTGCGGTTCAGGTTCCGGCCAACGGAAAGCCGATAGTGATGCTCCGCGATGCCCAGACGACCGGCGGCTACGCGAAGATATCCGTCGTTGCAGCGGCTGACCTCCCCTTGGTCGCCCAGAGCCGGCCGGGAGAGAGGCTGAGGTTTGAGGCGATAAGCGTCGATGAAGCCCGGGAACTGCTGATTAGGCGCGAGAAAACCCTGATGGCCATCAGGGATTTCCTTGATGGGAAGATGCGTGCCTACAGGATCATGGCGGGGGGAGAAGAGCTGATTGCGTTCACAAAAGTGGAAAGAAGGGGTTAA
- a CDS encoding UPF0179 family protein — protein sequence MAIITLVGEKLARPGVEFIYYGPAEPCKTCKLAGVCVGNLEPGRRYKILRVRSMPSHSCPLHEGKVRVVEVVEPSIEVAIEPRLAIAGSVIQLKFEECSDPEKAELFSPEGLFEGDHVKIIEILGDVECNGKTYKHVKVMRKKD from the coding sequence ATGGCAATAATCACGTTAGTTGGGGAAAAGCTGGCAAGACCAGGGGTTGAATTCATATATTACGGCCCGGCAGAACCGTGCAAGACGTGCAAGCTCGCAGGAGTCTGCGTCGGAAACCTCGAACCCGGCAGGAGATACAAAATCCTCCGCGTGAGGAGCATGCCCTCACACTCCTGCCCGCTTCACGAGGGCAAGGTTCGCGTCGTCGAGGTCGTCGAGCCCAGCATCGAAGTAGCGATAGAGCCTAGGCTGGCGATAGCAGGCTCGGTGATACAGCTCAAGTTCGAGGAGTGCAGCGACCCAGAGAAGGCAGAGCTTTTCAGCCCCGAGGGCCTCTTCGAGGGCGACCACGTAAAGATAATAGAAATCCTCGGCGACGTCGAGTGCAACGGCAAGACCTACAAGCACGTCAAGGTCATGCGCAAGAAGGATTAA
- a CDS encoding NAD(P)-dependent glycerol-1-phosphate dehydrogenase yields the protein MHLMQLPREVLLGENLKGEVVNVAKRIGLGRKALVLYGKHTKKIAGREVEENLSGEYEVDGLTVKGATMEEVNRTLDEIRGGEFDWLIAVGGGSIIDVAKLASFKAGVPFISFPTTASHDGIASANASIKDIGAKTSVKAVPPIAVVADVEVIKTAPYRYLAAGVGDMISNLTAVKDWQLAHRIKGEYYSEYAASLSLMSAKMVIKNADIIRLGNEESVRKVVKGLISCGVAMSIAGSSRPASGAEHLFSHALDAIAPKPALHGEQVGVGTIIMAYLHGMKWERVRETLKRMGAPTNAYELGIDPEYIIEALTIAHTIRPERYTILGKDGLTREAAEKAAKITGVI from the coding sequence GTGCACCTGATGCAGCTCCCGCGAGAGGTTTTGCTCGGCGAGAATCTCAAGGGAGAGGTCGTGAACGTCGCGAAGAGGATCGGCCTGGGAAGAAAAGCGCTCGTACTCTACGGGAAACACACAAAAAAGATAGCGGGCAGGGAGGTCGAGGAGAACCTCTCAGGGGAGTACGAGGTAGATGGCCTCACCGTTAAGGGTGCGACGATGGAGGAGGTGAACCGGACCCTCGATGAAATCAGGGGCGGTGAATTTGACTGGCTCATAGCAGTCGGCGGCGGAAGTATAATCGACGTCGCCAAGCTCGCCTCTTTCAAAGCGGGAGTTCCCTTCATCAGCTTTCCAACCACCGCCTCGCACGACGGTATAGCGAGCGCCAACGCTTCGATAAAGGACATCGGAGCAAAGACTTCGGTCAAGGCAGTGCCTCCCATAGCCGTCGTGGCGGACGTCGAGGTCATAAAAACCGCCCCCTACCGCTACCTCGCGGCAGGCGTGGGCGACATGATAAGCAACCTGACGGCGGTGAAGGACTGGCAGCTGGCCCACCGCATTAAGGGTGAGTACTACAGCGAATACGCGGCCTCGCTGAGCCTGATGAGCGCCAAGATGGTGATAAAGAACGCGGACATAATAAGGCTGGGCAACGAGGAGAGCGTGAGAAAGGTGGTGAAAGGCCTCATCTCGTGCGGCGTGGCCATGAGCATAGCGGGCTCTTCGAGGCCGGCCAGTGGTGCAGAGCACCTCTTCAGCCATGCGCTCGATGCCATAGCGCCGAAACCGGCCCTGCACGGCGAGCAGGTCGGGGTGGGCACGATAATAATGGCCTACCTCCACGGCATGAAGTGGGAACGTGTTAGGGAAACCTTAAAGAGGATGGGGGCGCCAACTAACGCATACGAGCTTGGGATCGACCCGGAGTACATAATCGAGGCCCTCACGATTGCCCACACGATACGGCCCGAGAGATACACGATCCTCGGAAAGGACGGTCTAACGCGGGAGGCAGCGGAGAAGGCCGCTAAAATCACCGGAGTTATCTGA
- a CDS encoding DUF63 family protein: MGLYEFFYEYFIRPIQENQGYNPVNTVVYAIILGIAVLLLYKMLKRMEIRVDGRFFKALVPYIVLGPLMRSMTDVGVLPRTYLTVSPGGYFVIAAFAIASLYIVWRHCPGEKLYPLYQDFGWVLVGGLLFLLVINLDKVSFNWEVFKYFIPALVIAEGAVWMLAKKVPVIADNSVLFYTHFYDATTTFIGIQFFGYWEQHVLARWLIDTFGTAAIMYLEKFLILLPVVWILDRWMADEDPDLINFVKLTVFILGFGPGTRNLLIMLMGG; encoded by the coding sequence ATGGGGCTCTACGAGTTCTTTTACGAGTACTTCATCAGGCCCATACAGGAGAACCAGGGTTACAACCCCGTGAATACGGTTGTCTACGCTATAATCCTGGGCATAGCGGTCCTGCTGCTGTACAAGATGCTCAAGCGAATGGAAATCAGGGTTGATGGCCGCTTCTTCAAGGCCCTCGTCCCGTACATAGTACTCGGCCCGCTGATGAGGAGCATGACGGACGTCGGAGTCCTCCCCAGAACGTACCTCACCGTGAGCCCCGGCGGCTACTTCGTCATAGCGGCCTTTGCGATAGCCTCCCTGTACATCGTCTGGAGGCATTGCCCGGGTGAGAAGCTCTACCCGCTCTACCAGGACTTTGGCTGGGTGCTGGTGGGGGGACTGCTCTTCCTGCTCGTCATAAACCTCGACAAGGTCAGCTTTAACTGGGAGGTTTTCAAGTACTTCATTCCCGCCCTGGTTATAGCGGAGGGGGCGGTATGGATGCTCGCGAAGAAGGTCCCCGTTATCGCCGACAACAGCGTCCTTTTCTACACCCACTTCTACGACGCGACCACCACGTTCATTGGAATTCAGTTCTTTGGCTACTGGGAGCAGCACGTTCTCGCGAGGTGGCTCATAGACACCTTCGGAACGGCGGCGATCATGTACCTCGAAAAGTTCCTCATCCTCCTTCCAGTGGTCTGGATACTCGACAGGTGGATGGCCGATGAGGATCCCGATCTGATAAACTTCGTGAAGCTGACGGTGTTCATCCTCGGCTTCGGGCCGGGAACGAGGAACCTGCTGATAATGCTGATGGGTGGTTGA
- a CDS encoding bifunctional fructose-bisphosphatase/inositol-phosphate phosphatase — protein MEIAWNEVALEMAREVEKVVMPLFGTPEAGKTVGTNVSGDVTKYVDKVAEDVVIGRLEPLGVNLVSEEIGFIDNGSDYTVVVDPIDGSYNFAAGIPIFAFSFAVFRGKEPVYGAIYEFVPKHFYEAVPGRGAFMNGRRITVRKPERGKEALSFYTRGRCTGLIKRVKRVRVLGAIAVELTYLAKGALDGVMDIRNYVRPTDIAAGVLIAKEAGAIVTDGTGRELEIHLSATEQTNIIAVNDRYLLDMIMEELENGR, from the coding sequence ATGGAGATAGCGTGGAACGAAGTGGCCCTTGAGATGGCCCGAGAGGTTGAGAAGGTTGTGATGCCCCTCTTCGGAACCCCCGAGGCAGGGAAGACCGTGGGGACGAACGTGAGCGGGGACGTGACGAAATACGTTGACAAGGTCGCAGAGGACGTGGTCATCGGCCGTCTCGAGCCCCTGGGCGTCAACCTGGTGAGCGAGGAGATAGGCTTCATAGACAACGGGAGCGACTATACGGTTGTGGTTGATCCCATAGACGGTTCCTACAACTTCGCCGCCGGAATACCGATATTCGCCTTCAGCTTTGCGGTCTTCAGGGGGAAGGAACCCGTTTACGGCGCCATCTACGAATTCGTGCCGAAGCACTTCTACGAAGCGGTGCCGGGAAGGGGTGCGTTCATGAACGGCAGGCGGATAACGGTCAGGAAGCCGGAGCGTGGGAAAGAGGCCCTGAGCTTCTACACGCGCGGAAGGTGTACCGGACTGATAAAGAGGGTCAAACGCGTTCGCGTCCTCGGGGCGATAGCCGTTGAGCTTACCTACCTGGCAAAGGGGGCCCTCGATGGCGTTATGGATATCCGGAACTACGTCCGCCCGACGGATATAGCCGCCGGCGTGCTGATAGCGAAGGAGGCGGGGGCTATCGTGACCGACGGGACGGGAAGGGAGCTGGAGATACACCTGAGCGCGACCGAGCAGACGAACATAATAGCCGTGAACGACCGCTACCTGCTCGATATGATAATGGAGGAGCTGGAAAATGGGCGTTGA
- a CDS encoding rhomboid family intramembrane serine protease, with protein sequence MGVERYFYRYGKATFTLFLINVAVYVVESILSGNPLSINIRVLQLLGQWNYAVLNYGWWWQLITAMFVHVGILHIGFNMYFLLMMGRQLEGILGPKRLVMVYLVSGLAGNLLTLLLLPPNSVSAGASGALFGIVGTLIVIMGVVGGNMQGALINAFVLFLINSLLPSVNVYAHLGGLVVGMAVGYYYGKRIKRHLMARMYGYGYY encoded by the coding sequence ATGGGCGTTGAAAGGTATTTCTACCGCTACGGAAAGGCGACGTTCACGCTATTCCTGATAAACGTGGCTGTTTACGTGGTCGAGTCTATCCTCAGCGGAAACCCGCTCAGCATAAACATCCGCGTTCTGCAACTCCTCGGCCAGTGGAACTACGCCGTCCTCAACTACGGCTGGTGGTGGCAGCTCATCACCGCGATGTTCGTGCACGTCGGCATACTCCACATAGGCTTCAACATGTACTTCCTCCTGATGATGGGCAGGCAGCTAGAGGGCATACTCGGGCCGAAGAGGCTCGTCATGGTTTACCTCGTCTCGGGCCTTGCCGGGAACCTGCTGACGCTTCTCCTGTTGCCCCCTAACTCGGTCAGTGCGGGGGCGAGCGGGGCGCTCTTCGGCATAGTCGGAACGCTGATAGTCATCATGGGTGTCGTCGGGGGCAACATGCAGGGGGCGTTAATAAACGCCTTCGTGCTCTTCCTGATAAACAGCCTCCTGCCGAGCGTCAACGTCTACGCCCACCTCGGCGGTCTCGTCGTCGGGATGGCCGTGGGCTACTACTACGGCAAACGGATTAAGAGGCACCTGATGGCGAGGATGTATGGGTACGGGTATTATTAG
- a CDS encoding sulfite exporter TauE/SafE family protein has product MLKYVGYFAVGVFIGILAALFGLGGGFLIVPTLNFLGVEIHHAVGTSSAAVVFTSLSSAIAYSRQKRIHYKVSLLLASTAVIGAYIGAWLTSFISAAQLKVIFGLALVIVAVRIYRKKTAEPSEVKLEEVEVNYRLVPIGGFFAGIASGLLGVGGGIINVPFLTYLGLPIHYAVATSSFAIVFTATAGALKHYAMGNVETQWLVLLVPGLIIGAQLGARIAKRTRASSLKRAFAVVMALLALRMILKGLGLPVP; this is encoded by the coding sequence TTGCTCAAATACGTCGGCTACTTCGCGGTCGGAGTATTCATCGGCATCCTTGCGGCGCTCTTTGGTCTTGGAGGTGGATTCCTGATAGTCCCGACGCTCAACTTCCTCGGCGTCGAGATACACCACGCCGTCGGAACGTCGAGCGCCGCTGTGGTCTTTACATCCCTCAGCTCGGCGATAGCGTACTCAAGGCAGAAGAGGATACACTACAAGGTCAGCCTCCTGCTGGCATCGACGGCCGTAATCGGTGCCTACATCGGTGCGTGGCTGACTTCCTTTATAAGTGCCGCCCAGCTGAAGGTCATCTTCGGTCTCGCCCTTGTAATAGTCGCTGTCAGGATATACAGGAAGAAGACGGCCGAGCCGAGTGAGGTCAAACTTGAGGAAGTGGAGGTCAACTACAGGCTGGTGCCGATTGGAGGTTTCTTCGCGGGAATCGCCAGCGGTCTCCTCGGCGTCGGCGGGGGAATAATCAACGTGCCCTTCCTGACGTACCTCGGCCTCCCCATACACTACGCGGTGGCGACTTCAAGCTTTGCGATAGTTTTCACCGCAACGGCCGGGGCGCTCAAGCACTACGCCATGGGCAACGTGGAGACCCAGTGGCTGGTTCTCCTCGTCCCGGGCCTTATAATCGGCGCCCAGCTCGGTGCGAGAATAGCGAAGAGGACGAGGGCGAGCAGTCTTAAGAGGGCCTTCGCGGTCGTCATGGCCCTCTTGGCTCTGAGGATGATCCTGAAGGGTCTTGGCCTTCCGGTTCCGTGA
- a CDS encoding M42 family metallopeptidase: MLVEELKEITRIPGISGYEERIREKIEEWLEPYADYTVDTIGNLVVELGEGELKGIFMAHMDEIGLLITGVRPDGRLTFRKIGGIDDRLLYGRHLDVITENGKLDGVIGALPVHLNLERKFDTVPWSRLVIDIGAESREEAEALGVKVLDYAVFKKHFAVLNNRYVSTRSLDDRFGVVALVEAIKDLVDHDLDGKWIFAFTVQEEIGLKGARFLAEHYPPKYAFAVDSFACCGDLTGDVRLGGGAVIRAVDNSAIYTRKLARKVAEIASRNDIPLQIGVTGGGTDASVFQGKSEVLALSVPMRYLHSEVETLHLADLEALIKLIEAIAFEL; encoded by the coding sequence ATGCTTGTTGAGGAACTGAAGGAAATAACCCGGATCCCCGGTATTTCGGGCTATGAGGAAAGGATACGGGAAAAGATAGAGGAGTGGCTTGAGCCCTACGCCGACTACACGGTTGACACGATTGGAAACCTCGTCGTCGAGCTCGGCGAGGGCGAGCTTAAGGGCATCTTCATGGCCCACATGGACGAGATAGGCCTTCTGATAACAGGCGTAAGGCCGGACGGAAGGCTCACCTTCAGGAAAATCGGCGGAATAGATGACAGGCTCCTCTACGGGAGACACCTTGATGTTATAACTGAGAACGGGAAGCTCGACGGGGTCATCGGAGCGCTTCCGGTGCACCTAAACCTCGAAAGGAAGTTCGACACGGTTCCATGGAGCAGGCTGGTCATAGACATCGGTGCTGAGAGCAGGGAGGAGGCGGAAGCGCTTGGGGTCAAGGTGCTTGACTATGCAGTCTTCAAGAAGCACTTCGCGGTTCTCAACAACCGCTACGTCTCGACCCGTTCGCTGGACGACCGGTTTGGAGTTGTCGCCCTCGTAGAGGCGATAAAGGATCTGGTTGACCACGACTTGGATGGGAAGTGGATTTTCGCCTTCACCGTGCAGGAGGAGATAGGCCTCAAGGGCGCCCGCTTTTTGGCGGAGCACTACCCCCCGAAGTACGCCTTCGCCGTCGATTCCTTTGCCTGCTGCGGCGACCTGACCGGTGACGTCCGCCTCGGCGGGGGAGCGGTGATAAGGGCCGTTGATAACTCCGCGATTTACACGAGGAAGCTCGCCAGAAAGGTTGCCGAGATAGCGTCGAGGAATGACATCCCTCTCCAGATAGGCGTCACCGGCGGCGGAACGGACGCGTCAGTCTTCCAGGGCAAGAGTGAGGTTCTCGCTTTGAGCGTTCCGATGAGGTACCTCCACAGCGAGGTCGAGACCCTCCATCTGGCTGATCTGGAGGCACTGATAAAGCTTATAGAGGCGATAGCCTTCGAACTGTGA
- a CDS encoding 2-hydroxyacid dehydrogenase, which yields MRPRVAVLFKMKSKPVEELRKYADVEFILYPSVDELKERIGEFDGVIISPLNRFPREVIESAERLKVISCHSAGYDHVDVKAATERGIYVTKVSGVLSEAVAEFAVGLIIALLRKIAYSDKFIRAGKWDSHRTVWSEFRDIETVYGKKVGILGMGAIGKAIARRMKVMGTEILYWSRSRKPEVEEEVEAIYMPLEDVLRESDIVILALPSTPETYHIINEERLGLLEGKYLVNIGRGTLVDEKALVKAIEEGKLKGYATDVFENEPIQEHELFEHEWETVLTPHHAGLSREAMEDMGFQAVRNLLAVLRGEVPETLVNREVVEIRSPEGVKML from the coding sequence ATGAGGCCTAGGGTGGCCGTTCTCTTTAAGATGAAGAGCAAGCCCGTTGAGGAGCTCAGGAAATACGCGGACGTCGAATTTATCCTGTATCCAAGCGTCGATGAACTCAAAGAAAGGATAGGCGAGTTTGATGGCGTCATAATCTCCCCGCTGAACAGGTTTCCGCGCGAAGTCATCGAGAGTGCCGAGCGGTTAAAGGTCATCAGCTGTCATTCCGCCGGCTACGACCACGTTGACGTTAAAGCTGCAACCGAAAGGGGAATATACGTCACCAAGGTTTCCGGTGTCCTGAGCGAGGCCGTTGCGGAGTTCGCCGTTGGCCTGATCATAGCACTCCTCAGGAAGATAGCCTACTCCGACAAGTTCATCCGTGCCGGGAAGTGGGACTCCCACAGAACCGTCTGGAGCGAATTCAGGGACATAGAAACGGTCTATGGGAAAAAAGTTGGAATTCTCGGCATGGGTGCCATTGGAAAGGCCATAGCGAGGAGAATGAAGGTCATGGGGACGGAGATACTCTACTGGTCCCGCTCGCGGAAGCCCGAGGTGGAGGAAGAGGTTGAAGCCATTTACATGCCCCTTGAGGACGTCCTGAGGGAGAGCGATATCGTGATTTTGGCCCTGCCATCCACACCGGAGACATACCACATCATAAACGAGGAGAGGCTGGGGCTCCTCGAAGGCAAATACCTCGTCAATATTGGCCGCGGAACGCTCGTTGATGAGAAGGCCCTCGTGAAGGCCATCGAGGAAGGAAAGCTGAAGGGCTATGCAACGGACGTTTTCGAGAACGAACCCATTCAGGAGCACGAACTCTTTGAACACGAGTGGGAAACCGTTCTAACTCCTCACCACGCTGGCCTTTCGAGGGAGGCCATGGAGGACATGGGCTTCCAGGCCGTTAGGAATCTCCTCGCGGTTCTCCGCGGGGAAGTCCCTGAGACGCTCGTGAACCGTGAAGTGGTTGAGATACGTTCCCCAGAGGGGGTTAAGATGCTTTGA
- the proS gene encoding proline--tRNA ligase — translation MSKVERKKWSENFSEWYNELIETAGIQDKRYPVKGMNIWLPYGLKIMRNIERFVHSEMERTGHDEVLFPALIPETEFQKEADHIAGFEGEVFWVTHAGHDPLDIRLILRPTSETAMYSMFSLWVRSHADLPFKVYQIVNTYRYETKHTRPLIRVREISRFFEAHTAHDSYEDAERQIKEDLEIFDNLARFLAIPYIISKRPDWDKFPGAYYSLGAEVMMPDGRTLQIGTMHNYRQNFAKAYNIQYETETGDHKYAHQTTFGMSERLLAAVIAIHGDDRGMVLPPTIAPIQVVIVPIPKKDAEADVFAYAREIAEGLRAAGIRVHIDERDIRPGRKFYDWELKGVPLRIEVGPRDVAGRKAVLARRDTLEKLVVEREGIVEEVRKTLDAIHENLHKRAEEFLESHIKRVETIEEAKAVFEDRRGIVEIPWCGEESCGLEMEEALDAKMLGTPYPEEKAKAPEGKKCPVCGREAKFIARFARTY, via the coding sequence ATGAGTAAGGTTGAGCGGAAGAAATGGAGCGAGAATTTCAGCGAGTGGTACAACGAACTTATCGAGACCGCTGGAATCCAGGACAAGCGTTATCCTGTCAAGGGAATGAACATCTGGCTCCCCTACGGCCTCAAGATAATGAGAAACATCGAACGCTTCGTCCATTCCGAGATGGAGAGAACGGGCCACGATGAGGTTCTGTTCCCGGCGCTCATCCCTGAAACCGAGTTCCAGAAGGAGGCTGATCACATAGCGGGCTTCGAGGGCGAGGTCTTCTGGGTCACCCACGCGGGCCACGACCCGCTCGATATCAGGCTGATCCTCAGACCGACGAGCGAGACCGCTATGTACTCGATGTTTTCCCTCTGGGTGCGCTCACACGCCGACCTGCCCTTCAAGGTTTACCAGATAGTCAACACGTACCGCTACGAGACCAAGCACACAAGGCCCCTCATCCGCGTCCGTGAGATAAGCAGGTTCTTTGAGGCCCACACGGCCCACGACAGCTATGAGGACGCCGAGAGACAGATAAAGGAGGACCTCGAGATATTTGACAACCTCGCGAGGTTCCTTGCGATACCGTACATAATCTCCAAGAGACCCGACTGGGACAAGTTCCCCGGCGCTTACTACTCCCTCGGCGCCGAGGTCATGATGCCCGACGGCAGGACGCTGCAGATTGGAACCATGCACAATTACCGCCAGAACTTCGCGAAGGCATACAACATCCAGTACGAGACCGAAACCGGCGACCACAAGTACGCTCACCAGACGACGTTCGGAATGAGCGAGCGCCTTTTGGCAGCGGTCATAGCCATACACGGCGACGACAGGGGAATGGTTCTGCCCCCCACTATAGCCCCGATACAGGTCGTAATCGTGCCGATTCCCAAGAAGGATGCCGAGGCCGACGTCTTCGCCTACGCCCGTGAGATAGCGGAGGGGCTGAGGGCAGCGGGAATAAGGGTTCACATTGACGAGCGCGACATAAGGCCCGGCAGGAAGTTCTACGACTGGGAGCTCAAGGGGGTTCCCCTCCGCATAGAGGTTGGCCCGAGGGACGTTGCCGGCAGGAAGGCAGTCCTTGCGAGGCGCGATACCCTTGAGAAGCTCGTGGTGGAGCGCGAGGGGATCGTTGAGGAGGTCAGGAAGACCCTGGACGCGATCCACGAGAACCTTCACAAACGTGCCGAGGAGTTCCTCGAAAGCCACATAAAGCGCGTCGAGACCATAGAGGAGGCCAAGGCCGTCTTCGAAGACAGACGTGGCATTGTTGAGATCCCCTGGTGCGGCGAGGAGAGCTGCGGTCTCGAGATGGAGGAAGCCCTCGACGCCAAGATGCTTGGAACGCCCTACCCCGAGGAGAAGGCCAAAGCTCCCGAAGGCAAGAAGTGTCCCGTCTGCGGCAGGGAGGCCAAGTTCATAGCGAGGTTCGCGAGAACCTACTGA